The following are from one region of the Myotis daubentonii chromosome 2, mMyoDau2.1, whole genome shotgun sequence genome:
- the LOC132226399 gene encoding serine/arginine-rich splicing factor 1-like: MSGGGVIRGPAGNNDCHIYVGNLPPDIRTKDNEDVFYKYGEIRDIDLKDRRGGPPLAFVEFRDPQDAEDAVHGRDGYDYDGYRLWVEFPRRGRGGGGGGAPRGRSGPPFWRSENRVAVSGLPPSGSWQDLKDHMREAGDVCYADVYRDGTGVVEFVRKEDMTYADRKLDNTKFRSHEGETAYIRVEVGGPRSPGYGRSRSRSRSRGRRRSRSHSRSRSYSPRRSLGSPRYSPRHSRSRSRT, encoded by the coding sequence ATGTCCGGAGGTGGTGTGATTCGTGGCCCGGCAGGGAACAACGATTGTCACATCTACGTGGGTAATTTACCTCCAGACATTCGAACCAAAGACAATGAGGACGTGTTCTACAAATACGGCGAGATCCGGGACATCGATCTCAAGGATCGCCGCGGAGGACCCCCCTTGGCCTTCGTGGAGTTCCGGGACCCGCAAGACGCGGAAGACGCGGTGCACGGTCGCGACGGCTATGACTACGATGGATACCGCCTGTGGGTCGAGTTTCCTCGAAGGGGCCGCGGGGGTGGAGGCGGCGGAGCACCCCGAGGCCGCTCTGGCCCCCCATTCTGGCGATCCGAGAACAGAGTGGCTGTCTCCGGACTGCCTCCGAGTGGAAGCTGGCAGGATCTGAAGGATCACATGCGTGAAGCCGGTGATGTATGTTATGCGGATGTTTACCGAGACGGCACTGGTGTCGTGGAGTTTGTCCGGAAAGAAGATATGACCTATGCCGATCGAAAACTGGATAACACTAAGTTTAGATCTCATGAGGGAGAAACTGCCTACATCCGGGTTGAAGTTGGTGGGCCCAGAAGTCCAGGTTATGGAAGATCTCGATCTCGAAGCCGTAGTCGTGGCAGACGCCGTAGCAGAAGCCACAGCAGGAGTCGCAGTTACTCCCCCAGGAGAAGCCTAGGGTCGCCACGCTATTCTCCCCGTCACAGCAGATCCCGCTCTCGTACATAA